The following proteins are encoded in a genomic region of Pelecanus crispus isolate bPelCri1 chromosome 26, bPelCri1.pri, whole genome shotgun sequence:
- the KIF5A gene encoding LOW QUALITY PROTEIN: kinesin heavy chain (The sequence of the model RefSeq protein was modified relative to this genomic sequence to represent the inferred CDS: inserted 2 bases in 2 codons; deleted 1 base in 1 codon), with product MAEPSAECSIKVLCRFRPLNQAEILRGDKFLPVFQGDDSVVVGGKPYVFDRVFPPNTTQEQVYHACAMQIVKDVLAGYNGTIFAYGQTSSGKTHTMEGKLHDPQQMGIIPRIAQDIFNHIYSMDENLEFHIKVSYFEIYLDKIRDLLDMTKTNLSVHEDKNRVPYVKGCTERFVSSPEEILDVIDEGKSNRHVAVTNMNEHSSRSHSIFLINIKQENVETEQKLSGKLYLVDLAGSEKVSKTGAEGAVLDEAKNINKSLSALGNVISALAEGTKAYVPYRDSKMTRILQDSLGGNCRTTMFICCSPSSYNDAETKSTLMFGQRAKTIKNTASVNLELTAEQWKKKYEKEKEKNKVLKETIGKLEAELSRWRSGEAVPETEQLSGAEAEAGTGEGTGEGTGTGPTSETPLNDNSSSIVIHISEEERRKYEEEIRKLYKQLDDKDDEINQQSQIMEKLKQQMLDQEEVLAAARGGGEAARRELAALRAEHGAARAEVAEVLAALEELARSYDRKAQEAEDTGRHNRRLADELARTEATTLSLETELQRVRELGGQQRKRAAEVLNGLMKDLSEFSLIVGNGEIKLPVEVSGAIEEEFTVARLYISKIKSEVKSVVKRCRQLENLQVECHRKMEVTGRELSSCQLLISQHEAKIRSLTEYMQTVELKKRNLEESYDALSEELARLQAQETAQGVAWKEQEQDETPDTDEVKKALELQLESQREXQHKQLARLRDEVNERQKTIDELRDLNQKXELELEKLRAEHEALRGEERAKAARLQELTFLYERHEQSKQDLKGLEETVARELQTLHNLRKLFVQDVTTRVKKSAELEPEDSGGLHSQKQKISFLENNLEQLTKVHKQLRRHSPTAACGHGGTAGG from the exons atGGCCGAGCCCAGCGCCGAGTGCAGCATCAAGGTCCTGTGCCGGTTCCGGCCCCTCAACCAGGCCGAGATCCTGCGGGGGGACAAATTCCTGCCCGTCTTCCAGGGCGACGACAGCGTGGTGGTGGGG GGCAAACCCTATGTCTTCGACCGCGTCTTCCCCCCCAACACCACCCAGGAGCAGGTCTACCACGCCTGCGCCATGCAGATCGTCaagg ACGTGCTGGCCGGGTACAATGGCACCATCTTCGCCTATGGGCAGACGTCATCGGGCAAGACCCACACCATGGAG GGCAAGCTTCACGACCCCCAGCAGATGGGCATCATCCCACGCATTGCCCAGGACATCTTCAACCACATCTACTCCATGGACGAGAACCTTGAGTTCCACATCAAG GTTTCTTACTTTGAAATTTATCTGGACAAGATCCGGGACCTGCTGGACA TGACCAAGACCAACCTGTCAGTGCACGAGGACAAGAACCGGGTCCCCTACGTCAAG ggCTGCACCGAGCGCTTTGTCTCCAGCCCAGAGGAGATCCTGGACGTGATCGACGAGGGGAAATCCAACCGGCATGTGGCTGTCACCA ACATGAACGAGCACAGCTCCCGCAGCCACAGCATCTTCCTCATCAACATCAAGCAGGAGAACGTGGAGACAGAGCAGAAGCTCAGCGGGAAGCTCTACCTGGTTGACCTTGCTGGGAGCGAGAAG GTCAGCAAGActggggctgagggggccgTGCTGGATGAGGCCAAGAACATCAACAAGTCGCTGTCGGCGCTGGGCAACGTCATCTCAGCCCTGGCCGAGGGCACG aaGGCCTACGTGCCCTACCGGGACAGCAAGATGACGCGGATCCTGCAGGACTCGCTGGGGGGGAACTGCCGTACCACCATGTTCATCTGCTGCTCCCCCTCCAGCTACAACGATGCCGAGACCAAGTCGACCCTCATGTTTGGGCAGAG GGCCAAGACCATCAAGAACACAGCATCAGTGAACCTGGAGCTGACGGCCGAGCAATGGAAGAAGAAGtatgagaaagagaaggagaagaacaAGGTGCTGAAGGAGACCATCGGGAAGCTGGAGGCCGAGCTGAGCCGCTGGCGGAGCG GGGAGGCTGTGCCTGAGACGGAGCAGCTGAGCGGGGCCGAGGCGGAGGCTGGGACGGGTGAGGGGACGGgcgaggggacggggacaggaCCCACCAGCGAGACCCCCCTCAACGACAACAGCTCCTCCATCGTCATCCACATCTCCGAGGAGGAGCGCCGCAAGTATGAGGAAGAGATCCGCAAGCTCTACAAGCAGCTGGATGACAAG GATGACGAGATCAACCAGCAGAGCCAAATCATGGAGAAGCTCAAGCAACAGATGCTGGACCAGGAGGAG GTGCTGGCTGCGGCACgagggggcggggaggcggcacGGCGGGAGCTGGCGGCACTGCGTGCTGAGCACGGGGCAGCCCGTGCCGAGGTGGCCGAGGTGCTGGCGGCGCTGGAGGAGCTGGCGCGCAGCTACGACCGCAAGGCGCAGGAGGCCGAGGACACCGGCCGCCACAACCGCCGGCTGGCCGATGAGCTGGCCCGCACTGAG GCAACGACGCTGTCGCTGGAGACGGAGCTGCAGCGGGtgcgggagctg ggggggcagcagcGCAAGCGGGCGGCCGAGGTGCTCAACGGGCTGATGAAGGACCTGAGCGAGTTCAGCCTCATCGTGGGCAACGGCGAGATCAAGCTG CCGGTGGAGGTGAGCGGAGCCATCGAAGAGGAGTTCACCGTTGCCCGGCTCTACATCAGCAAGATCAAGTCGGAGGTGAAGTCGGTGGTGAAGCGGTGCCGGCAGCTGGAGAACCTGCAGGTGGAGTGCCACCGCAAGATGGAGGTGACCGGGCGCGagctctcctcctgccagctcctcaTCTCCCAg CACGAGGCGAAGATCCGCTCGCTGACCGAGTACATGCAGACAGTGGAGCTGAAGAAGCGGAACCTGGAGGAGTCGTACGATGCCCTGAGCGAGGAGCTGGCCCGGCTGCAGGCGCAGG AGACGGCGCAGGGGGTGGcctggaaggagcaggagcaggatgaGACCCCGGACACGGATGAGGTCAAG AAGgcgctggagctgcagctggagagccaGCGGG CCCAGCACAAGCAGCTGGCGCGGCTGCGGGACGAGGTCAACGAGCGGCAGAAAACCATCGACGAGCTGCGGGA CCTGAACCAGA ctgagctggagctggagaagctgcGTGCGGAGCACGAGGCGCTGCGGGGCGAGGAGCGGGCCAAGGCCGCGCGGCTGCAGGAGCTCAC GTTTCTCTACGAGCGCCACGAGCAGTCCAAGCAGGACCTCAAGGGGCTGGAGGAGACCGTG GCCCGTGAACTCCAGACCCTCCACAACCTGCGCAAGCTGTTTGTTCAAGACGTCACGACTCGAGTCAAGAAA AGCGCAGAGCTGGAGCCTGAGGACAGCGGGGGGCTGCACTCCCAGAAGCAGAAGATTTCCTTTCTTGAGAACAACCTGGAGCAGCTTACAAAGGTTCACAAACAg cttCGCCGTCACAGCCCCACTGCTGCATGCGGCCACGGGGGCACtgcggggggctga